One window of the Trifolium pratense cultivar HEN17-A07 linkage group LG2, ARS_RC_1.1, whole genome shotgun sequence genome contains the following:
- the LOC123907790 gene encoding serine/threonine-protein kinase ATM-like isoform X1: MPISSLIPLTGEFSAWKRGRGKPVESIKKSSFKFDFESPPGQGLVMLYIEKVEASLNGKNISHFTSKEEVFRNILTLHSLLDYPPGDYPVNLREDIVKGFVKICSFIREEGKISHKLVECINTYLLNDGPNLGFQLLEIHNAMQELMFQCWLTTHDRVLKACPKLIDRFKEIEENVKMDVFNTFIELLRQSGNVTKGDLRYVH, translated from the exons ATGCCGATTTCATCGTTGATTCCGTTGACTGGAGAGTTCTCTGCTTGGAAAAGGGGTAGAGGGAAGCCTGTTGAATCTATCAAGAAATCAtcttttaagtttgattttgaaaGTCCACCTGGACAAG GCCTGGTGATGCTGTACATTGAGAAGGTTGAAGCAAGCTTGAATGGGAAAAACATAAGTCATTTTACTTCCAAAGAAGAGGTCTTCCGCAATATCTTAACTCTTCATTCACTTTTGGATTATCCTCCTGGAGACTACCCTGTTAATCTACGAGAAGACATTGTTAAGGGATTTGTCAAGATCTGTTCATTCATTAG GGAAGAAGGAAAGATATCACACAAACTTGTTGAATGTATCAATACATATTTGTTAAATGATGGTCCAAATTTGGGCTTTCAGTTGTTGGAGATTCATAATGCTATGCAGGAGTTAATGTTTCAATGTTGGCTGACAACACATGATCGAGTGCTTAAG GCTTGTCCAAAACTGATTGACAGATTTAAAGAGATAGAAGAAAATGTCAAG ATGGATGTATTTAATACGTTCATCGAGCTCTTGCGTCAATCTGGAAATGTCACAAAAGGTGATCTGAGATACGTTCATTGA